The window AGCATGGCAGAGAGACCGACCAGTTTTGATTTCGAGGGCCTGATGGAATGCGCGCGGGGCGAGCTTTTCGGCCCGGGCAATCCGCAACTGCCGGCGCCGCCGATGCTGATGATGGACCGCGTCACGGAAATATCCGCCGACGGCGGCAGTACCGGCAAGGGCCACGTGATTGCCGAATTCGACATTCGCCCGGACCTCTGGTTCTTCGAATGCCATTTCCTCGGTGATCCGGTGATGCCCGGTTGCCTCGGCCTCGATGCGCTCTGGCAGTTGACCGGCTTCAACCTCGGATGGCGCGGCATGCAGGGCAAGGGCCGGGCACTCGGCGTCGGCGAGGTCAAGTTCACCGGCATGGTGGTGCCGACGACGAAACTGGTGACCTATGAAGTCGATTTTACCCGTGTCATCGACCGCAAACTCAAGCTCGGCCTCGCGAACGGGCTCGTGAAGGCGGACGGCGAGACGATCTTCACGGCCACCGACATGAAGGTGGGCGTGTTTCAGGAATAGGTTTTGACGGCGTTGCAGGACGTGTTCGGCGAGGGGTGAAGACAATGCGCTCTTTCATCTTTCACGAAATATCCCCGCCGGAGGCAAAAACTCTTGTAATACCGGCCAAGAGATCAAACGTACTCGGGCGGAGTGCGATCAGAAAGCAAGGGGAGGTGCGGTCATGAAGCGCGTCGTCATCACGGGATTGGGGATCGTTTCTTCGATCGGGAATTCGGCCGAAGCGGTCCTGGCGTCCCTGAAACAGGGCAAGTCGGGCATCAGTTTCGCCGAGGACTACGCGGAGCACGGCTTCCGCAGCCAGGTTCACGGTCAGCCGGACATCGACATCACCGAACACATCGACAAGCGCAACCTGCGCTTCATGGGTGATGGCGCGGCCTACAACTTCATCGCCATGGAGCAGGCGATTGCAGACAGCGGCCTGGAAGACAGCGATGTCTCCAACGAGCGGACGGGGCTGGTGATGGGGTCCGGCGGACCTTCTACCAAGAGTTTCTTTCGCGCCCACAACATCGTGCGTGAAACAGGCAGCCCCAAACGGATCGGCCCCTTCGGTGTGACCAAGGGCATGAGTTCGACCAATTCCGCCTGTCTTGCGACACCATTCAAGATCAAGGGTGTCAACTATTCGATCACGTCCGCCTGCTCCACCTCCGCCCATTGCATCGGCAACGGGGTCGAGCAGATCCAGATGGGCAAGCAGGACATCGTCTTTGCCGGCGGCGGCGAGGAGCTGGACTGGACGCTTTCGTGCCTGTTCGATGCGATGGGGGCGATGAGTTCTAAATACAACGACACCCCTTCCACCGCATCCCGCGCCTATGACGCCACCCGCGACGGATTTGTCATCGCCGGCGGCGGCGGTGTCGTCGTGCTGGAGGAACTGGAGCATGCGAAGGCACGCGGTGCGAAGATCTACGCCGAGGTCACCGGCTACGGCGCCACGTCCGACGGCTACGACATGGTCGCCCCCTCCGGTGAGGGGGGAGAGCGTTCCATGCGGCTGGCGCTGGGCACCATCGGCGACCGGAAGGTAACCTATATCAACAGTCACGGCACCTCGACGCCGGTGGGCGATGTGGGCGAAGTCGAGGCCGTCCGGCGGATTTTCGGCGAGGGTCAGACGCCCCTGA of the Algicella marina genome contains:
- the fabA gene encoding bifunctional 3-hydroxydecanoyl-ACP dehydratase/trans-2-decenoyl-ACP isomerase — translated: MAERPTSFDFEGLMECARGELFGPGNPQLPAPPMLMMDRVTEISADGGSTGKGHVIAEFDIRPDLWFFECHFLGDPVMPGCLGLDALWQLTGFNLGWRGMQGKGRALGVGEVKFTGMVVPTTKLVTYEVDFTRVIDRKLKLGLANGLVKADGETIFTATDMKVGVFQE
- the fabB gene encoding beta-ketoacyl-ACP synthase I translates to MKRVVITGLGIVSSIGNSAEAVLASLKQGKSGISFAEDYAEHGFRSQVHGQPDIDITEHIDKRNLRFMGDGAAYNFIAMEQAIADSGLEDSDVSNERTGLVMGSGGPSTKSFFRAHNIVRETGSPKRIGPFGVTKGMSSTNSACLATPFKIKGVNYSITSACSTSAHCIGNGVEQIQMGKQDIVFAGGGEELDWTLSCLFDAMGAMSSKYNDTPSTASRAYDATRDGFVIAGGGGVVVLEELEHAKARGAKIYAEVTGYGATSDGYDMVAPSGEGGERSMRLALGTIGDRKVTYINSHGTSTPVGDVGEVEAVRRIFGEGQTPLISSTKSLTGHSLGATGVQEAIYCLLMLQNDFITASAHITELDPALKPEEIALERVDGVAHDTILSNSFGFGGTNATLALSRYQD